The following are encoded in a window of Fibrobacter sp. UWP2 genomic DNA:
- the alaS gene encoding alanine--tRNA ligase has protein sequence MPTMTSAQVRESFIKFFESKGHLFVRSSPVVPHDDPTLMFTNAGMNQFKAIFLGDNPKGWKRVCNSQKCLRVSGKHNDLDVVGRDNYHHTFFEMLGNWSFGDYYKKEAIAWAWELLTEVWKLPKERLFATVYQDDDEAWQIWKDVSGLPDDRIMRFDAHSNFWEMGDTGPCGPCSEIHYDRGDLATQAETFKDPIKGVNGENDRYIEIWNNVFMQYERVSDGSLIPLKSKNVDTGMGFERICAILQGKTSNYDTDVFTPIIAKIAELSGVPYNDGEAGTPHRVIADHIRAISFAIADGALPSNEGRGYVLRRILRRASRFARLLGQKKPFICQLVQVLADTMGDAFPEIRERKEFVASVIKSEEESFIRTLDAGLERFAAISADLKKGDKIPGDKVFLLYDTYGFPPDLTGILAEEKGLLIDEEGYEKCMEEQKARARANMKQGINTMGTEGWTQYSEESTKFVGYELSACETKVVRWREDKGVLSIVLETSPFYAEMGGQVGDKGTLVSGDLEIDVFDTVKVNDTALCRGKVKKGTANEETMGAVFMATVDNERRNDIRKNHSATHLLQAALRQVLGTHVQQQGSFVSNELLRFDFSHFNAMTAEEIQKVEDIVNAKVMECLPVNTQVMGVDEAKASGAMALFGEKYGDEVRVVKMGCANEEFSKELCGGLHVQNTGNIGLVKIISESSVSAGVRRIEAVSGRGALSLLRAGTQILTALREQLRCKDAEVLDRIQQSFAKTQNLEKSLQSVKLELATLAAAELLNGGINVMGVNLYVRELALPDEKYKNLLDGVQNKLDTDSVAVIANKDNGAGSIAVMVGKNVQAKGIKAGDLVKDLAAACGGRGGGRPDRAQAGTKEVDKIAGAIANANNWIRAKLTAQP, from the coding sequence ATGCCTACTATGACTTCTGCGCAGGTGCGCGAATCTTTCATCAAGTTCTTTGAATCCAAGGGCCACCTCTTCGTGCGTTCTTCGCCGGTGGTCCCGCATGACGACCCGACGCTCATGTTCACGAACGCGGGCATGAACCAGTTCAAGGCAATTTTCCTTGGCGACAATCCGAAGGGTTGGAAGCGCGTATGCAACAGCCAGAAGTGCCTCCGCGTGTCCGGTAAGCACAACGACCTCGACGTGGTGGGCCGCGACAACTACCACCACACCTTCTTCGAGATGCTCGGCAACTGGAGCTTCGGCGACTACTACAAGAAAGAAGCCATTGCCTGGGCTTGGGAACTCTTGACCGAAGTTTGGAAGCTCCCGAAGGAACGCCTCTTTGCTACGGTCTATCAGGACGATGACGAAGCCTGGCAGATTTGGAAGGACGTGTCCGGCCTTCCGGATGACCGCATCATGCGCTTCGACGCTCACAGCAACTTCTGGGAAATGGGCGACACCGGTCCGTGCGGCCCTTGCTCCGAAATCCATTACGACCGCGGCGACCTCGCTACGCAGGCCGAAACGTTCAAGGACCCCATCAAGGGCGTGAACGGCGAAAACGACCGCTACATCGAAATCTGGAACAACGTGTTCATGCAGTACGAACGCGTGAGCGACGGAAGCTTGATTCCGCTGAAGTCAAAGAACGTCGATACCGGTATGGGTTTCGAACGTATCTGCGCTATTCTGCAGGGCAAGACCAGCAACTACGACACCGACGTGTTCACCCCGATTATCGCAAAGATTGCTGAACTCAGTGGCGTGCCGTACAACGATGGCGAAGCCGGTACTCCGCACCGCGTGATTGCCGACCACATCCGCGCTATTTCTTTTGCTATTGCCGACGGTGCCTTGCCGAGCAACGAAGGTCGTGGCTACGTGCTCCGCCGCATTTTGCGCCGTGCTAGCCGCTTTGCCCGCCTGCTCGGCCAGAAGAAGCCGTTCATTTGCCAGCTCGTGCAGGTGCTTGCCGACACGATGGGCGACGCCTTCCCGGAAATCCGCGAACGCAAGGAATTCGTTGCCTCCGTGATCAAGAGCGAAGAAGAAAGCTTTATCCGCACGCTCGACGCCGGTCTCGAACGCTTCGCCGCCATTTCCGCCGACTTGAAGAAGGGCGACAAGATTCCGGGCGACAAGGTGTTCCTCCTTTACGATACCTACGGATTCCCGCCGGACCTCACCGGTATTCTCGCCGAAGAAAAGGGCCTCCTGATTGACGAAGAAGGCTACGAGAAGTGCATGGAAGAACAGAAGGCCCGCGCCCGCGCCAACATGAAGCAGGGCATCAACACGATGGGTACCGAAGGCTGGACACAGTACAGCGAAGAAAGCACCAAGTTCGTGGGCTATGAACTCTCCGCTTGCGAAACGAAGGTCGTGCGCTGGCGCGAAGACAAGGGCGTGCTCTCCATCGTGCTTGAAACTTCTCCGTTCTACGCCGAAATGGGTGGCCAGGTCGGCGATAAGGGTACGCTCGTTTCTGGCGACCTCGAAATTGACGTATTTGACACCGTGAAGGTGAACGACACCGCCCTCTGCCGCGGCAAGGTAAAGAAGGGTACGGCAAACGAAGAAACGATGGGTGCCGTCTTTATGGCTACCGTCGATAACGAACGCCGTAACGACATCCGCAAGAACCACTCCGCCACCCACTTGCTGCAGGCCGCGCTCCGCCAGGTGCTCGGCACTCACGTGCAGCAGCAGGGTAGCTTCGTTTCCAACGAACTCCTCCGCTTTGACTTCAGCCACTTCAATGCGATGACCGCCGAAGAAATCCAGAAGGTGGAAGACATCGTGAACGCGAAGGTCATGGAATGCCTCCCGGTCAACACCCAGGTGATGGGCGTCGACGAAGCCAAGGCCAGCGGTGCCATGGCTCTGTTCGGCGAAAAGTATGGCGACGAAGTCCGCGTGGTGAAGATGGGCTGCGCGAACGAAGAGTTCTCCAAGGAACTCTGCGGTGGCTTGCACGTGCAGAACACCGGTAACATCGGCCTCGTGAAGATTATCTCTGAATCTAGCGTATCCGCAGGCGTGCGCCGTATCGAAGCGGTCTCTGGCCGTGGCGCCTTGAGCCTCCTCCGCGCCGGTACGCAGATTCTCACGGCTCTCCGCGAACAGCTCCGCTGCAAGGACGCCGAAGTTCTCGATCGCATTCAGCAGTCCTTCGCCAAGACGCAGAACCTCGAAAAGAGCCTGCAGTCCGTGAAGCTGGAACTTGCAACGCTTGCCGCTGCCGAACTCCTGAACGGCGGCATCAACGTGATGGGCGTGAACCTCTACGTTCGCGAACTCGCTTTGCCGGACGAAAAGTACAAGAACTTGCTGGACGGCGTTCAGAACAAACTCGACACCGATAGCGTCGCCGTGATTGCCAACAAGGATAACGGTGCCGGTAGCATCGCCGTGATGGTGGGCAAGAATGTTCAGGCCAAGGGCATCAAGGCCGGCGACCTCGTGAAGGACCTCGCCGCTGCTTGCGGTGGCCGTGGCGGTGGACGCCCGGACCGCGCTCAGGCCGGCACCAAGGAAGTCGACAAGATTGCCGGTGCTATTGCCAACGCCAACAACTGGATCAGAGCTAAACTGACCGCTCAGCCCTAA
- a CDS encoding TIGR02147 family protein codes for MKDVFEYTGYRQYIADYYAERKVKSAFTWREFARVAGFSSSVHLKYVSEGRFNLGEDAAERVAKAMGLSGNRLEYFRAMVEFDHAKTDAEKKAAYGKMISIAKAHKAKVLEGDSFRFFSDWKNPVIRELAPAMPGAKPLALAHACREKITAAEVSETLNFLVKAGLLQKDDVGNYTQTEKSVTTGPMEVTPVAVRGMLRQMGEFALDAIEGVPQAERHFSGVTLGVTHEAYDEIVQVIAECRKKVIAIATRDSAADEVYRLNMQFFPMTNIKGLKK; via the coding sequence ATGAAAGATGTCTTTGAATATACGGGCTACCGCCAGTATATTGCGGATTATTACGCCGAAAGGAAGGTGAAGTCTGCGTTTACCTGGCGGGAGTTCGCAAGGGTGGCGGGGTTCTCCTCGTCGGTCCACTTGAAGTATGTGAGCGAGGGGCGTTTCAACCTGGGCGAAGATGCCGCCGAGCGTGTGGCCAAGGCCATGGGGCTAAGCGGGAACCGGCTGGAATATTTTCGCGCGATGGTGGAGTTTGACCATGCAAAAACGGATGCCGAAAAGAAGGCCGCTTACGGCAAGATGATTTCGATTGCCAAGGCGCACAAGGCGAAGGTCCTGGAAGGCGATTCGTTCCGTTTTTTCAGTGACTGGAAAAATCCGGTCATTCGCGAACTCGCGCCTGCCATGCCGGGGGCAAAACCCTTGGCCCTTGCCCATGCTTGCCGCGAAAAGATAACGGCGGCCGAGGTGAGCGAAACCTTGAATTTCTTGGTCAAGGCGGGCTTGCTCCAAAAAGACGATGTCGGCAACTATACGCAAACCGAAAAGTCGGTGACGACGGGCCCTATGGAAGTAACGCCTGTCGCCGTTCGCGGGATGCTCCGCCAAATGGGCGAGTTCGCCCTTGACGCGATCGAGGGCGTTCCGCAAGCGGAACGGCATTTTTCGGGTGTTACGCTGGGCGTTACGCACGAAGCTTACGACGAAATTGTGCAAGTGATTGCCGAGTGCCGTAAAAAGGTAATCGCAATCGCGACTAGGGATTCTGCGGCAGACGAGGTGTACCGCTTGAACATGCAGTTTTTCCCGATGACAAACATCAAGGGTTTAAAAAAATAA
- a CDS encoding GSCFA domain-containing protein — MELFTKIDIPASSIRIDYTSRIAFFGSCFAENIASKFTGLGFRTLVNPLGIIYNPLSIEQTVEAVAGEGYNRTASEDCGTNLNCTDRVFFDGEKWSSWDAHGSLSTTTRDECIARLERARNRAREFLKTADIVFITLGSAYVYFLKEDGRAVANCHRQNTDLFERRLITVDEATAAMENTLAKLKSINPKMHVVFTVSPLRHMGDGAHGNTLSKATLQLAIDRTLAQVACENRAVASYFPSYEIVMDELRDYRFYANDMIHLSATAEDYIFERMQQTYFDEATIANTKRVEKFMKAASHRIVNDGSAKAVEFANKYLAEAERLEAEIPELDLGREKESFKKILG, encoded by the coding sequence ATGGAACTTTTCACCAAAATCGACATTCCCGCATCGAGCATTCGCATCGATTACACGAGCCGCATCGCGTTTTTCGGGTCGTGCTTTGCAGAGAACATTGCCTCCAAGTTTACCGGGCTTGGATTTCGCACGTTGGTGAACCCCCTCGGGATTATCTACAACCCACTATCCATAGAACAGACGGTGGAGGCAGTCGCCGGCGAGGGCTACAACCGCACCGCCAGTGAGGACTGCGGCACAAATTTGAACTGCACCGACCGCGTGTTCTTTGACGGCGAAAAGTGGAGCAGCTGGGATGCGCACGGTTCGCTCTCCACCACGACACGCGACGAATGCATCGCGAGGCTAGAACGCGCCAGGAACCGCGCCCGTGAATTCTTGAAAACCGCCGACATCGTGTTCATCACGCTCGGGAGCGCCTACGTGTATTTTTTAAAAGAGGACGGTCGAGCCGTCGCGAACTGCCACCGGCAAAATACGGACCTCTTTGAACGCAGGCTCATTACCGTTGACGAAGCGACGGCGGCAATGGAAAACACCCTCGCCAAGCTCAAAAGCATCAACCCCAAAATGCATGTCGTCTTTACCGTGTCGCCGCTTAGGCACATGGGCGACGGGGCCCATGGGAACACACTCTCAAAGGCGACCCTGCAACTCGCCATCGACCGGACCCTAGCACAAGTTGCCTGCGAGAACCGCGCCGTGGCAAGCTACTTCCCGAGTTACGAAATCGTGATGGACGAACTGCGCGACTACCGCTTTTACGCAAACGACATGATTCATTTGTCTGCAACAGCCGAGGATTATATTTTTGAGCGCATGCAACAGACGTACTTTGACGAGGCAACCATCGCGAACACAAAGCGCGTCGAGAAGTTCATGAAGGCGGCAAGTCACCGCATCGTAAACGACGGGAGTGCCAAGGCGGTCGAGTTCGCAAACAAGTACCTCGCCGAAGCGGAACGACTTGAAGCAGAAATCCCAGAGCTTGACCTTGGCCGCGAAAAGGAATCTTTCAAAAAAATTCTAGGATGA
- a CDS encoding family 16 glycosylhydrolase, with protein sequence MKKLFTLSAFVFAGWMISACSDDSSNNPATPETPAPVPESSDAPLPADPTSSDAALPPDQTLSSAALPVEVSSSSAAVNPNQTYTYYGTELTGKDQFLYGRFEARMKMVSFPGSVSSMFLYYDPSYLLGAQPWNEIDIEVLGKSDTVWQANLITREPNTTEKKNAKITSETKHNFGFDATADFHLYAIVWTPEYIAWEIDSVEIRRDSIGNADNRKHDQVAFMNQEQSLRFNVWISGSASWVGKFTGEELAAGPQIQYIDYVRAFTYDTTSKAFTLKWQDDFDGDDLDWDRWSRGNWEMEKVTYRPENLVVKDGMVQMILDREADL encoded by the coding sequence ATGAAAAAGCTATTCACACTTTCTGCGTTTGTCTTTGCGGGCTGGATGATTTCTGCTTGCTCCGACGATAGTTCTAATAACCCCGCCACTCCCGAGACTCCGGCTCCGGTGCCGGAGTCTTCGGATGCTCCGCTCCCTGCCGACCCGACTTCTTCGGATGCCGCCCTCCCGCCAGACCAGACGTTGAGTTCCGCGGCCCTGCCTGTGGAAGTCTCTTCTTCGAGCGCGGCGGTTAACCCGAACCAGACCTACACTTATTACGGCACCGAGTTGACTGGCAAGGATCAGTTCCTTTACGGTCGTTTCGAGGCTCGCATGAAGATGGTTTCTTTCCCGGGTTCCGTGAGCTCGATGTTCCTCTACTACGATCCTTCGTACCTGCTGGGCGCCCAGCCGTGGAACGAAATCGATATCGAAGTTCTGGGCAAGAGCGATACGGTTTGGCAGGCGAACCTCATTACCCGCGAGCCCAACACCACCGAGAAGAAGAATGCGAAGATCACTTCTGAGACCAAGCACAATTTTGGTTTCGATGCGACTGCCGACTTCCATCTCTATGCCATTGTGTGGACGCCCGAGTACATCGCCTGGGAAATCGACAGCGTCGAGATCCGTCGCGATTCGATTGGCAATGCAGACAACCGCAAGCACGACCAGGTGGCCTTCATGAACCAGGAACAGTCCCTCCGCTTTAACGTGTGGATCTCGGGCAGCGCCAGCTGGGTCGGCAAGTTCACCGGTGAAGAACTCGCCGCGGGTCCGCAGATCCAGTACATTGACTACGTGCGCGCCTTTACGTACGACACCACTTCCAAGGCTTTCACGCTTAAGTGGCAAGACGACTTCGATGGCGACGACCTCGATTGGGATCGCTGGTCCAGGGGCAACTGGGAAATGGAAAAGGTCACTTACCGCCCCGAGAACCTCGTGGTCAAGGACGGCATGGTGCAAATGATTTTGGATCGTGAAGCCGACCTGTAA
- a CDS encoding trimeric intracellular cation channel family protein — translation MLFAIDMLGTLAFAITGAYKGIRYNLDWLGILIMSIATGVGGGIVRDVLLGETPPVALRSPTYIVVCAVACAAMIGAKKALTASWAFVLVADALGLGFFTAVGASKAAALDAGPVAVIFMAAITAAGGGLIRDVLVREIPQILKSDFYATAAILGGILFVVLPYVGVPHMEARIVVTTAFTFLLRLIAMRKKMHLPHTRK, via the coding sequence ATGCTTTTTGCGATAGACATGCTCGGGACGCTGGCGTTCGCCATAACGGGGGCCTACAAGGGAATCCGCTACAACCTGGATTGGCTCGGCATTCTCATTATGTCCATTGCGACGGGCGTGGGCGGCGGCATCGTGCGCGATGTGCTTTTGGGCGAGACTCCGCCGGTCGCTTTGCGGAGCCCCACCTATATCGTGGTGTGCGCGGTCGCTTGTGCGGCGATGATCGGTGCGAAGAAGGCATTGACGGCGAGCTGGGCCTTTGTGTTGGTGGCCGACGCGCTCGGGCTCGGGTTCTTTACGGCGGTGGGGGCGAGCAAGGCCGCGGCCCTGGACGCAGGGCCGGTTGCCGTCATTTTCATGGCGGCAATAACGGCGGCGGGTGGCGGACTTATCCGCGATGTGCTGGTTCGTGAAATCCCGCAGATTTTAAAGAGCGACTTTTATGCGACGGCAGCAATCCTGGGCGGAATCCTTTTCGTGGTGCTCCCGTATGTCGGCGTGCCGCACATGGAGGCGCGTATTGTCGTGACGACGGCCTTCACCTTCCTTTTGCGCTTGATTGCAATGCGCAAAAAGATGCACCTTCCGCATACGCGTAAGTGA
- a CDS encoding FISUMP domain-containing protein, giving the protein MNYLKRQKVCKAAVLFALTLAACSTDDGKPDTVMGGSAEETGLTPVLADISVGGKMANMPSLVTPNGNEYDENTSIQLNVSLMKVFELDSSTLDTTGVVYEGAFINESGKFAIDSVTFNSPYAQFEIHPNRNSDDWYDGIWYKDYVPYQAIVDLRETRNVNVNVMTYLEAYRLRYLVNSGKTFAEAKAQADREVLAAFGIEGVPFNFEKNEHAADSDVVDVLNFVGLYLGPSLSKSSVESLAQKFGEDGTFNNIDEETKKRFTAWSFSKLNTIVKEDAQGVLKMSELSKEINTNFAILMQGLEECTAEKEGAVIENSGVLFNFVCTSKKWTTSVKQAPYVAGSMTDERDGKTYKTVTYTLENGTQTWFGENLMFNSPNGYYSLSEVLALDTSIVMVSLDECLAESEVPSLCDTLHAMGNNINYDRMMAAIDSVEKATGTYQGVCPDGWRLPNGNDWEKMFGFVKESLDLEVYTLADYLFAAGFGNVTSKDGGKEVWTYYAVKPDSAYSDPWASMIMFESYGKWLVQQRALWSDQIIQLNVRCIKDE; this is encoded by the coding sequence ATGAACTACTTAAAAAGACAAAAGGTCTGCAAAGCGGCGGTGCTATTCGCCTTGACTCTTGCGGCATGTTCCACGGATGACGGTAAACCCGACACCGTGATGGGCGGCTCTGCCGAAGAGACCGGCTTGACCCCGGTGCTTGCCGATATTTCGGTGGGTGGCAAAATGGCGAATATGCCTTCGCTTGTCACTCCGAACGGTAATGAATACGATGAGAACACATCAATTCAGCTTAATGTATCGCTGATGAAGGTGTTCGAATTGGATTCGTCGACTTTGGATACGACGGGAGTTGTTTATGAAGGCGCTTTTATAAACGAATCCGGAAAATTCGCAATCGACAGCGTTACTTTTAACAGTCCGTATGCGCAATTCGAAATTCACCCCAATCGAAATAGTGATGATTGGTACGACGGCATCTGGTACAAGGATTATGTCCCGTATCAGGCCATAGTGGATTTGCGCGAGACTAGGAATGTGAATGTCAATGTAATGACCTACTTGGAAGCTTACCGTTTGCGCTATCTGGTGAATTCGGGTAAAACCTTTGCCGAAGCAAAAGCGCAGGCTGACAGGGAAGTTCTCGCGGCGTTTGGAATCGAGGGTGTTCCGTTCAATTTCGAAAAGAATGAACATGCCGCAGATTCTGATGTTGTCGATGTCCTGAACTTTGTGGGTTTGTACTTGGGCCCATCTTTGAGCAAATCTAGCGTTGAATCGTTGGCGCAAAAGTTTGGCGAAGACGGAACGTTTAACAATATTGACGAAGAGACGAAAAAACGTTTTACCGCATGGTCGTTTAGCAAGCTGAATACTATTGTGAAAGAAGACGCCCAAGGCGTTTTGAAAATGTCCGAGCTGTCCAAAGAAATCAATACGAACTTTGCGATTCTTATGCAGGGCCTGGAAGAATGTACTGCGGAAAAAGAAGGTGCCGTTATTGAAAATTCGGGTGTCTTGTTCAACTTTGTCTGTACGTCAAAAAAGTGGACAACTTCGGTTAAACAAGCTCCCTATGTTGCGGGCTCTATGACTGACGAACGCGACGGAAAGACATACAAGACGGTGACGTACACCTTGGAAAACGGAACGCAGACATGGTTTGGTGAAAACCTGATGTTCAACAGCCCCAATGGTTATTACTCGTTGTCCGAAGTGCTTGCGCTGGATACCTCGATTGTGATGGTGTCGCTTGATGAATGTCTGGCAGAAAGCGAAGTGCCGTCACTTTGCGATACGTTGCATGCCATGGGCAATAACATCAACTACGATAGAATGATGGCCGCAATCGATTCTGTTGAAAAGGCTACTGGAACTTATCAGGGGGTTTGCCCCGATGGCTGGCGTCTTCCGAATGGCAACGATTGGGAGAAAATGTTCGGCTTTGTCAAGGAATCGCTGGATCTTGAAGTTTATACCCTTGCGGATTACTTGTTTGCCGCTGGATTTGGAAACGTGACTTCGAAAGATGGCGGCAAGGAAGTTTGGACCTATTATGCGGTAAAGCCCGATAGTGCGTATTCGGACCCTTGGGCATCGATGATCATGTTCGAAAGCTATGGAAAATGGCTCGTACAGCAACGTGCGCTGTGGTCTGACCAAATTATCCAGTTGAATGTGCGCTGCATCAAGGACGAATAA
- the pflB gene encoding formate C-acetyltransferase → MVDKEEWKGFAGQRWKEEVNVRTFIQKNYTQYDGDKSFLAGPTEATTKLWNEVQDLQKQEIAKGGVLDMDTDVVSGLTSHAAGYIAEGSKDLEKIVGLQTDKPLKRAFMPFGGIKMAEESCMNYGYTPSKELHHIFTDYHKTHNQGVFDAYTPAMRAARKAHIITGLPDTYGRGRIVGDYRRVALYGVDYLIEKKKADKALSDESDMTEEVVRLREELAEQIKALEGMKAMAKIYGYDISKPAKNAREAVQWLYFGYLAAIKTQNGAAMSVGRVSTFLDIYFERDLKAGILTESEAQELIDHLVMKLRMVKFARITSYNELFSGDPVWATLEVAGLGQDGRHMVTKTDYRFLHTLVNMGPSPEPNLTVLYSPRLPENFKKFAAEISVKTSAIQYENDETMRPIWGDDYSICCCVSATQTGKEMQFFGARANLAKALLYAINGGKDECICRGQQIGPEYPPITSEYLDYDELVHKFDLYLDWLARLYVNTLNLIHYMHDKYYYEAAEMALIDTNVRRTFATGIAGFSHVVDSLCAVKYAKVKVIRDKETGLAEDFQIEGDFPRYGNDDDRADDIAVWLLKTFMAKIKHNPTYRHSEPTTSILTITSNVVYGKATGTLPDGRKKGEPLSPGANPSYGAEKNGLIASLMSVAKLPYDYALDGISNTQTINPAALGHDDAERTLKLVQVLDGYFGTSSHHLNVNVFGIEKLKDAMEHPEKEEYQNFTIRVSGYAVRFIKLTREQQLDVIARQAHGVL, encoded by the coding sequence ATGGTAGATAAAGAAGAGTGGAAAGGTTTCGCTGGACAGCGCTGGAAAGAAGAAGTCAACGTGCGCACGTTCATCCAGAAGAACTACACGCAGTACGATGGGGACAAGTCGTTCCTCGCTGGCCCGACCGAGGCCACGACCAAACTTTGGAACGAGGTCCAGGACCTGCAGAAGCAGGAAATCGCCAAGGGCGGCGTCCTCGACATGGACACCGACGTTGTGTCTGGCCTCACGAGCCATGCTGCCGGCTACATCGCCGAAGGATCCAAAGACCTCGAGAAGATTGTGGGCCTGCAGACCGACAAGCCGCTCAAGCGCGCCTTCATGCCGTTCGGCGGCATCAAGATGGCCGAAGAAAGCTGCATGAACTACGGCTACACACCGAGCAAGGAACTGCACCACATCTTTACCGATTATCACAAGACGCACAACCAGGGCGTGTTCGACGCATACACCCCCGCCATGCGCGCCGCACGCAAGGCGCACATCATCACGGGTCTTCCCGACACCTACGGTCGCGGTCGTATCGTGGGCGACTACCGCCGTGTCGCCCTCTATGGCGTAGACTACCTGATCGAGAAAAAGAAAGCTGACAAAGCCCTCTCCGACGAATCCGACATGACCGAAGAGGTCGTACGCCTGCGCGAGGAACTCGCCGAGCAGATCAAGGCGCTCGAAGGCATGAAGGCCATGGCGAAGATTTACGGCTACGACATTTCCAAGCCCGCGAAAAATGCACGTGAAGCCGTGCAGTGGTTGTACTTTGGCTACCTCGCTGCCATCAAGACGCAAAACGGCGCCGCCATGAGTGTTGGCCGTGTTTCAACATTCCTCGACATTTACTTTGAACGCGACCTCAAGGCCGGCATCCTCACCGAGAGCGAAGCCCAGGAACTCATCGACCACCTGGTAATGAAGCTCCGCATGGTGAAGTTCGCCCGCATCACTAGCTACAACGAACTGTTTAGCGGTGACCCGGTGTGGGCGACGCTCGAAGTCGCCGGCCTCGGCCAAGACGGCCGCCACATGGTGACCAAGACCGACTACCGCTTTTTGCACACGCTCGTGAACATGGGTCCCTCGCCCGAACCGAACCTCACGGTGCTCTACAGCCCGCGTCTGCCCGAGAACTTCAAGAAGTTCGCCGCCGAGATCTCGGTGAAGACCAGCGCCATCCAGTACGAGAACGACGAAACCATGCGCCCGATCTGGGGCGACGACTACAGCATTTGCTGCTGCGTCTCGGCCACCCAGACCGGCAAGGAGATGCAGTTCTTTGGCGCTCGCGCGAACCTTGCGAAGGCACTCCTTTACGCCATCAACGGCGGCAAGGATGAATGCATTTGCCGCGGTCAGCAGATTGGCCCCGAGTACCCGCCCATCACCAGCGAGTACCTGGACTACGACGAGCTGGTGCACAAGTTCGACCTGTACCTCGACTGGCTTGCCCGCCTGTACGTGAATACCCTGAACCTCATCCACTACATGCACGACAAGTATTACTACGAGGCCGCCGAAATGGCCCTCATCGACACGAACGTGCGCCGCACATTCGCGACAGGCATTGCAGGATTCAGCCACGTGGTCGACAGCCTTTGTGCCGTGAAGTACGCCAAGGTGAAGGTCATCCGCGACAAGGAGACCGGACTTGCCGAGGACTTCCAGATCGAGGGAGACTTCCCGCGCTATGGAAACGACGACGACCGCGCCGACGACATTGCCGTGTGGCTCCTCAAGACCTTCATGGCCAAGATCAAGCACAACCCGACCTACCGTCACTCCGAACCCACGACCTCCATCCTCACGATTACGAGCAACGTAGTGTACGGCAAGGCGACGGGCACGCTCCCCGACGGCCGCAAAAAAGGCGAGCCGCTCTCCCCGGGCGCGAACCCGAGCTACGGCGCCGAGAAGAACGGCCTCATCGCCTCGCTCATGTCGGTGGCGAAGCTCCCGTACGACTACGCCCTCGACGGCATCAGCAACACGCAGACCATCAACCCCGCGGCCCTCGGCCACGACGATGCCGAGCGCACGCTCAAGCTGGTGCAGGTTCTGGACGGCTACTTTGGCACCTCGAGTCACCACCTGAACGTGAACGTGTTCGGTATCGAAAAGCTGAAGGACGCCATGGAGCACCCAGAGAAGGAAGAATACCAGAACTTCACCATCCGCGTAAGCGGCTACGCCGTGCGCTTCATCAAGCTCACCCGCGAACAGCAGCTCGACGTGATTGCCCGCCAGGCACACGGCGTGCTGTAA
- the pflA gene encoding pyruvate formate-lyase-activating protein translates to MTLGHVNKLESFGSVDGPGIRFVVFLQGCPMRCLFCHNPETWKFSKPGETNDGIMHLTAEDLLAKAIRYKTFWGKDGGITVSGGEPLMQMDFLTEFFTLAKAQGVHTCVDTSGVNFTRADKDAANFEKFQKLLAVTDLLLVDIKHIDPAVHRKLTGHDNANIIDFFRYLDEIHKPIWIRHVLVPGISDHDEDLIKTRDFIRTLNNVKRVDVLPYHAFALGKYTELGIDYALKDTQSPTADRVANAKRILETAHFTM, encoded by the coding sequence ATGACTCTGGGACACGTGAACAAGTTGGAATCGTTCGGCTCGGTCGACGGACCGGGCATCCGCTTTGTCGTGTTTTTGCAGGGCTGCCCCATGCGCTGCCTCTTTTGCCACAACCCCGAGACCTGGAAATTCTCAAAGCCGGGCGAGACGAACGACGGCATTATGCACCTGACCGCCGAGGACCTGCTCGCCAAGGCAATCCGCTACAAAACCTTTTGGGGCAAGGACGGCGGCATTACCGTGAGCGGCGGCGAGCCCCTAATGCAAATGGATTTTTTGACCGAGTTCTTTACGCTCGCCAAAGCGCAGGGTGTACACACCTGCGTTGACACCAGCGGAGTAAACTTCACGCGCGCCGACAAAGACGCCGCGAACTTCGAGAAGTTCCAAAAGTTGCTCGCCGTGACCGACCTTTTGCTAGTCGACATCAAACATATTGACCCCGCGGTCCACCGCAAGTTGACCGGTCACGACAACGCGAACATCATTGACTTTTTCCGTTACCTCGACGAGATTCACAAACCCATTTGGATAAGGCACGTGCTGGTGCCCGGCATTAGCGACCACGACGAAGATTTGATTAAGACGCGCGACTTCATTCGCACTTTGAACAACGTAAAGCGAGTCGACGTGCTGCCCTACCACGCCTTTGCCCTAGGCAAGTATACCGAGCTCGGCATCGACTACGCCCTCAAGGACACACAGTCCCCTACCGCCGACCGCGTCGCCAACGCCAAGCGAATCCTCGAAACCGCACATTTCACAATGTGA